One Proteiniborus sp. DW1 DNA segment encodes these proteins:
- a CDS encoding PHP domain-containing protein — protein MRITGDYHTHTIYSHGKGTIRENVESAIKKGLKEIAICDHGPRHAGFGVKRRNFQKMRNEIDDLNKEYKDINILLGVEANIVGYDGEIDVDEEIINLIDILLVGFHFGAVPRSMGDAYKMFVLNYLGKHSKSIADKARKLNTQALIKAINRYDIDLITHPGAKVDIDTKELAKAAFKRGTALEINASHGFLTVEYIKIAAQEGVKFMINSDAHKPEDVGKVEKGIKRALEANLSVDRIINAVN, from the coding sequence ATGAGAATTACAGGGGACTACCATACGCATACTATATATAGTCATGGAAAAGGTACTATTAGAGAAAATGTTGAGAGTGCAATAAAAAAGGGGCTTAAGGAAATAGCCATATGCGATCATGGACCAAGGCATGCAGGCTTTGGAGTTAAGAGAAGAAACTTTCAAAAAATGAGAAATGAGATAGATGATTTAAACAAGGAATATAAAGACATAAATATTCTACTGGGAGTAGAGGCAAATATTGTAGGTTATGATGGAGAAATAGATGTAGATGAAGAGATAATCAATCTGATAGATATACTCTTGGTTGGCTTCCATTTTGGAGCAGTTCCAAGGTCTATGGGTGATGCCTATAAAATGTTTGTATTAAATTATCTAGGTAAACACTCTAAAAGTATTGCAGATAAGGCTAGAAAGCTAAATACTCAAGCATTAATCAAGGCAATAAATAGATACGATATTGATTTAATTACCCACCCAGGGGCTAAAGTGGATATTGATACTAAGGAATTAGCAAAGGCTGCATTTAAAAGAGGAACTGCTTTAGAAATAAATGCTAGTCATGGCTTTTTAACTGTTGAATATATTAAAATTGCAGCTCAAGAGGGTGTAAAATTTATGATAAATAGTGATGCCCATAAACCTGAGGATGTAGGAAAGGTAGAGAAAGGAATAAAAAGGGCACTAGAGGCGAACCTAAGTGTAGATAGAATAATAAACGCTGTTAATTAA
- the murB gene encoding UDP-N-acetylmuramate dehydrogenase, protein MFRSIIEKGTVLTDESMSKHTSFKIGGPVDVFVMPGTIEELARSIKLCKNEGLKYFVMGNGSNLVIRDKGLRGVVIKISEKMSNIKVEGTRITAEAGALLSVVSKVALRNSLSGLEFASGIPGSLGGAIAMNAGAYGGEMKDVVTKVLCLDTDGIFIEYENKDMNFGYRQSRVQSENLIVVQVEMELKEGKYENIKAHMDELTEKRTSKQPLNLPSAGSVFRRPEGHFAGKLIEDAGLKGLRLGDAQVSEKHSGFIVNVGNATSDDVVNLIKVVQKTVSDKFGVELETEVKIMGEE, encoded by the coding sequence ATGTTTAGGAGCATAATTGAAAAAGGAACTGTTTTAACAGATGAATCTATGAGCAAGCACACATCTTTTAAAATTGGAGGTCCTGTAGATGTTTTTGTTATGCCCGGAACAATAGAAGAGTTAGCTAGATCAATTAAACTATGTAAAAATGAAGGACTAAAATATTTTGTTATGGGAAATGGAAGTAACCTAGTTATTAGAGATAAGGGATTGCGTGGAGTTGTTATAAAAATTTCAGAAAAAATGAGCAATATAAAAGTGGAAGGTACAAGAATAACTGCAGAAGCAGGTGCTCTATTATCGGTAGTGTCAAAGGTAGCACTTAGAAACTCACTGTCAGGACTTGAATTTGCAAGTGGGATACCTGGTTCTTTAGGTGGAGCAATAGCTATGAATGCAGGTGCCTATGGTGGAGAAATGAAGGACGTAGTGACAAAGGTTTTATGCTTAGATACTGATGGAATCTTCATAGAATATGAAAATAAAGATATGAATTTTGGATATAGACAAAGTAGGGTTCAAAGTGAGAACTTAATAGTTGTACAAGTGGAAATGGAGCTGAAGGAAGGTAAATACGAAAATATAAAGGCTCATATGGATGAACTTACTGAAAAGAGGACATCAAAACAGCCACTAAATCTTCCGAGCGCAGGAAGTGTATTTAGAAGACCTGAAGGTCATTTTGCAGGAAAATTAATCGAAGATGCAGGGTTAAAAGGGCTTAGATTAGGAGATGCACAGGTTTCTGAAAAGCATAGTGGCTTCATTGTAAATGTGGGAAATGCAACAAGTGATGATGTAGTTAACCTTATTAAAGTAGTTCAAAAGACTGTATCAGATAAGTTTGGAGTAGAACTTGAAACAGAGGTTAAGATTATGGGAGAAGAGTAA
- a CDS encoding extracellular solute-binding protein, whose amino-acid sequence MKKICKIAIAVILIVFIIMWPIYVFIYKPAKIEEMNNKKSEEWKGVIQLWDFPRVDSKTGSRYGWIQDKIRKFERQNPGVFIELVPLDWKKGPNKLEVALKTGNLPDIAPIATEYIYMNESILEPLDAYFTKDELKEFKFLAINAVTKDEKMWGVPFMMTTYSMFLNADLFRERGVDLPLDGNWTYEEFVEKMKALTWDDNGDGDLDYFGFVSPIKPDFYNLWGIILSDGAEIVNERGEYTFYGEKAISGLQKAVDLKYKYNVTPEDFGLYDENESWNLFFNQRKVAVYPTDSWAAKILADKYQSGEGFEYVVANYPIGYRRLPISLNNSVSAYGILKQEDKGKLDMCVKFLKFITRDNYQKELERLGVFPVKSAINDIYIDDHNMRKIEDCLSYTIPLPKHREWNEIDRILQNQIRLAIIGEKTAEEAIEEARRQVMQLSRKDK is encoded by the coding sequence ATGAAGAAGATATGTAAGATTGCAATAGCTGTGATTTTGATAGTTTTTATTATTATGTGGCCTATATATGTTTTCATATACAAACCAGCAAAGATAGAAGAAATGAATAATAAAAAGTCAGAGGAATGGAAGGGCGTGATTCAGCTTTGGGATTTTCCAAGGGTTGATTCAAAAACAGGGAGCAGATATGGATGGATACAAGATAAAATCAGAAAATTTGAGAGACAAAACCCTGGAGTATTCATTGAATTAGTGCCATTAGATTGGAAAAAGGGCCCCAATAAACTTGAAGTAGCCCTTAAAACAGGAAATTTACCTGATATAGCACCTATAGCTACAGAATATATATACATGAATGAATCTATTTTAGAGCCCTTAGATGCATATTTTACAAAGGATGAACTTAAAGAATTTAAATTTTTAGCTATAAATGCAGTTACAAAGGACGAAAAAATGTGGGGAGTACCTTTTATGATGACTACATATTCTATGTTTTTAAATGCTGATTTATTTAGGGAAAGAGGAGTAGACCTACCCCTAGATGGCAACTGGACATATGAAGAATTTGTTGAAAAAATGAAGGCTTTGACATGGGATGATAATGGAGATGGTGACCTGGATTATTTTGGTTTTGTATCGCCAATTAAACCTGATTTTTATAATTTATGGGGTATAATATTAAGTGATGGCGCCGAAATAGTTAATGAAAGAGGAGAATATACCTTTTATGGTGAAAAAGCCATAAGTGGGCTCCAGAAGGCTGTTGATTTGAAGTACAAGTATAATGTTACTCCTGAAGATTTCGGACTATATGATGAAAATGAATCATGGAACCTGTTCTTTAATCAGAGAAAAGTAGCAGTTTACCCTACCGACTCATGGGCTGCAAAAATTCTTGCTGATAAATACCAATCAGGTGAAGGCTTTGAGTATGTAGTAGCAAACTATCCTATAGGTTATAGAAGACTGCCTATATCCTTGAATAATAGTGTTAGTGCATATGGGATCCTTAAGCAAGAAGACAAGGGCAAGCTAGATATGTGTGTTAAGTTTCTAAAGTTCATTACTAGGGATAATTATCAAAAAGAATTAGAACGGTTAGGAGTATTTCCTGTTAAAAGTGCCATTAATGATATATATATTGACGACCATAATATGAGAAAAATTGAGGACTGTCTATCATATACTATTCCATTACCTAAGCATAGGGAGTGGAATGAAATAGATAGGATATTGCAGAATCAAATTAGATTAGCTATTATAGGAGAAAAAACTGCTGAAGAGGCCATTGAGGAAGCAAGAAGGCAGGTAATGCAATTAAGCCGTAAGGATAAATAA
- a CDS encoding nucleoside hydrolase: MVPLDATNNSVVYENEIKEIYSINSRISDAVKELLEFNADFRKKSEGLDGAIIHDALAVAAVIDMKKTTGNKPNVEVALGLDRKRFIEMLKEMMKAYN, from the coding sequence ATGGTACCTTTAGATGCTACAAATAACTCTGTAGTATATGAAAATGAAATTAAGGAGATATATTCTATAAATAGTAGAATCTCTGATGCAGTGAAAGAGCTTTTAGAATTCAATGCTGATTTTCGTAAAAAAAGTGAGGGTTTGGATGGAGCTATTATTCACGATGCATTGGCAGTAGCGGCTGTAATAGATATGAAGAAGACTACTGGGAACAAGCCTAATGTAGAAGTAGCCCTAGGTCTAGATAGAAAAAGATTTATTGAAATGCTTAAGGAAATGATGAAAGCTTATAATTAA
- a CDS encoding nucleoside hydrolase: MDDAIAIFLAFSSDRLDIKALTTVAGNIPIKRTTRNALDLVGYIGKETKVSKGAERQLIRTLETAEWVHGKTGLGTLVLPENNEPIYDKKAWDTIYEEALACEGKLQLICLGPLTNIAITLTVYPDIKDKIEKITLMGGSSYLGNTTPSAEFNIYADAEAALNQEYLLEWYL; this comes from the coding sequence ATGGATGATGCGATTGCTATATTTCTAGCTTTTTCATCAGACAGACTGGATATAAAAGCACTAACTACAGTAGCAGGAAATATTCCTATTAAAAGAACTACAAGAAATGCACTAGACCTAGTGGGTTATATAGGTAAGGAGACAAAAGTTTCAAAAGGAGCAGAGAGACAACTAATAAGGACACTTGAAACTGCTGAATGGGTACATGGAAAGACAGGCCTCGGCACTTTGGTATTGCCTGAAAATAATGAACCAATTTATGATAAAAAGGCTTGGGATACTATTTACGAAGAAGCGCTAGCATGTGAAGGCAAGCTTCAGTTAATATGTCTTGGACCACTTACAAATATAGCTATTACATTAACTGTATATCCAGATATAAAAGATAAAATTGAAAAAATAACACTGATGGGTGGTTCATCTTACCTAGGCAACACAACTCCATCAGCAGAGTTTAACATATACGCAGATGCAGAGGCAGCATTAAATCAGGAATACCTATTAGAATGGTACCTTTAG
- a CDS encoding ABC transporter permease produces MSKDLESSYLLIFREAEKYIPIMSIWWTTFIFKEYISEDGNEVLYCIDSHGKVKVFEILIIYLLYIIHISILFLVYSIFWDNVFFEFLKTAIQCFFFTSLAYMLIYTLKSTIISFMFLLIYELFAIFIRSEFTTYISIFENGNRVTIHVIITKYLVVLLLSVVFLVIGVYKNKKFYC; encoded by the coding sequence ATGTCCAAGGATTTAGAAAGCTCTTATTTGTTGATATTTAGAGAAGCCGAAAAATATATACCCATTATGTCTATATGGTGGACTACTTTTATATTTAAAGAATATATTTCAGAAGACGGAAATGAAGTCTTGTACTGTATTGACAGTCATGGTAAAGTAAAGGTTTTTGAAATACTTATAATATACCTTTTGTATATTATACATATAAGCATATTGTTTCTAGTTTACAGTATATTTTGGGATAATGTTTTTTTTGAATTTTTAAAAACAGCTATTCAATGCTTTTTTTTCACATCATTAGCATATATGCTAATATATACGCTAAAATCAACTATTATTAGCTTTATGTTCTTGCTTATCTACGAACTATTTGCAATTTTTATAAGATCTGAGTTTACTACTTATATAAGCATATTTGAAAATGGAAATAGAGTGACAATTCATGTAATTATAACAAAATACTTAGTAGTACTATTGCTATCAGTTGTATTTTTGGTAATTGGTGTATATAAAAACAAGAAGTTTTATTGCTAA
- a CDS encoding ATP-binding cassette domain-containing protein, whose translation MLEILDLDKSFKKKEVLKNISISLEPGVYGLLGPNGSGKTTLIRCIVSLYNINKGSIKFQGIEIKNNGSFAESIGYLPQKFGLFKELTVYDNLQYFSVLKKIPKNSIDVCIKEILKIVNLDDKVNDRVSTLSGGMIRRLGIAQAILGEPEIIIFDEPTAGLDPEERLRFKNILSSIKKNRIIIISTHIVEDVEACCNKLIIMNDGRVLKSGSCQDIISMAEEKVFEVKEGNYIDPDCYIQKSFLKNGEKFLRVLSNKKLGYKPLHPTIEDGYMCIIKGI comes from the coding sequence GTGTTAGAAATTTTGGATTTAGATAAATCATTTAAGAAAAAAGAAGTGTTAAAAAATATATCAATAAGTCTTGAACCTGGAGTATATGGATTACTAGGCCCAAATGGATCAGGTAAAACAACATTAATAAGATGTATAGTTAGTCTTTATAATATCAACAAAGGGAGTATAAAATTCCAAGGTATTGAAATAAAGAATAATGGTTCTTTTGCAGAAAGCATTGGCTATCTTCCCCAAAAATTTGGATTGTTCAAAGAATTGACTGTATATGACAATCTTCAATATTTCAGTGTATTAAAAAAAATACCTAAAAACTCTATAGATGTTTGTATTAAAGAGATTCTCAAAATAGTAAATCTAGATGATAAAGTCAATGATAGAGTATCAACCTTATCCGGTGGTATGATTAGGAGACTGGGAATTGCGCAAGCAATACTTGGGGAGCCCGAAATAATAATCTTTGATGAGCCAACTGCTGGACTTGACCCAGAAGAAAGATTAAGATTTAAAAATATACTATCCTCTATTAAGAAAAATAGAATAATTATAATCTCTACTCACATTGTGGAGGACGTTGAAGCATGCTGCAATAAATTGATAATTATGAATGATGGAAGGGTGTTAAAATCAGGCAGCTGCCAAGATATTATTTCTATGGCAGAGGAAAAAGTTTTTGAGGTAAAAGAAGGCAATTATATTGACCCTGATTGCTATATTCAAAAATCCTTTTTAAAAAATGGGGAGAAATTTTTACGGGTGCTTTCAAATAAAAAATTAGGATATAAGCCTTTACACCCTACTATAGAAGATGGGTATATGTGCATAATAAAAGGTATATAG